One [Clostridium] saccharolyticum WM1 DNA segment encodes these proteins:
- a CDS encoding acetaldehyde dehydrogenase (acetylating) translates to MENFDYDLRSIQEARDLARCGEAAAKKIAGYTAEQIDTILKSMAKAGEEHALCLAEMAVEETGFGKAMDKAYKNHAASTLLYEEIKNMKTRGILEEDTVNKTIDVAEPVGLVMGIVPSTNPTSTVFFKSMIAIKSGNAIVFSPHPSAAKCTLKAAEVMRDAAMAAGAPEGIIGCVTMPSMGSTNELMKCKEVSVIIATGGPGMVKAAYSAGKPAIGVGAGNSPAYIEKTADVKQAVKTILASKTFDYGTICASEQSIICEESNHAEVVAELKSQGGYFMSKEETDKVCDLLFKNGHNMNAKFVGRSPQVIAQAAGIQIPEGTKVLIGKQEGVGEGYPLSYEKLTTVLGFYTVKNWEEACGLSIRLLQNGIGHTMSIHTQDRDMVLKFAAKPASRILVNTGGSQGGTGISTGLPISFTLGCGTCGGSSVSENVSPKHLLNVKKVAFGLKDCSAIAEEDPAFLWKEKSQGASLSPAEFAASFDKKEGSPAASVLGGCDDNEKLAALVKEIILAMKSQ, encoded by the coding sequence ATGGAAAATTTTGATTATGATTTGCGTTCCATCCAGGAAGCAAGGGATTTAGCAAGATGCGGCGAAGCAGCCGCAAAAAAGATTGCCGGATATACGGCAGAACAGATTGACACCATTCTTAAAAGCATGGCAAAGGCAGGAGAAGAACACGCTCTTTGCCTGGCGGAAATGGCTGTGGAAGAGACCGGTTTTGGAAAGGCTATGGACAAGGCATATAAGAATCACGCCGCCTCCACTCTTTTATATGAAGAAATCAAGAATATGAAGACAAGAGGGATTCTTGAGGAGGATACGGTGAATAAAACCATTGATGTGGCAGAGCCGGTCGGACTTGTTATGGGAATCGTTCCCTCCACCAACCCCACCTCCACCGTATTTTTTAAATCCATGATTGCCATTAAATCCGGAAATGCCATTGTCTTTTCGCCTCATCCTTCTGCTGCAAAATGCACCTTAAAGGCGGCAGAGGTCATGCGTGACGCCGCAATGGCAGCAGGCGCACCGGAGGGGATCATCGGCTGTGTAACCATGCCATCCATGGGCTCTACCAACGAGCTGATGAAGTGCAAGGAGGTTTCCGTTATCATTGCAACCGGAGGTCCGGGCATGGTGAAAGCGGCATACAGTGCTGGAAAGCCGGCCATTGGCGTAGGTGCAGGAAACTCCCCGGCTTACATAGAAAAAACGGCTGATGTAAAGCAGGCGGTAAAGACAATCCTTGCAAGCAAGACCTTTGACTATGGTACCATCTGTGCATCCGAGCAGTCCATCATCTGCGAGGAAAGCAACCACGCAGAAGTGGTGGCGGAGTTGAAAAGCCAGGGCGGTTACTTTATGTCAAAGGAAGAAACAGACAAAGTATGCGATCTGTTATTTAAAAACGGCCATAACATGAATGCCAAATTTGTGGGCCGCTCTCCCCAGGTGATTGCACAGGCAGCAGGCATCCAGATCCCGGAGGGAACCAAAGTCCTTATCGGCAAGCAGGAGGGCGTTGGAGAAGGATATCCGTTATCCTATGAAAAGCTGACAACTGTTCTTGGTTTTTACACCGTAAAGAACTGGGAAGAGGCCTGCGGCTTAAGCATCCGTCTGTTACAGAATGGAATCGGGCATACCATGAGCATTCATACCCAGGACAGGGATATGGTTCTTAAATTTGCGGCAAAGCCGGCTTCCAGGATCCTTGTAAACACCGGAGGAAGCCAGGGCGGAACCGGAATCAGCACAGGCCTTCCCATTTCCTTTACATTAGGCTGCGGAACCTGCGGCGGCAGCTCTGTTTCTGAAAACGTAAGCCCGAAGCATCTCCTCAATGTGAAAAAGGTAGCTTTTGGCTTAAAGGATTGTTCCGCCATTGCAGAAGAGGATCCTGCCTTTCTATGGAAGGAAAAATCCCAGGGCGCATCCTTAAGCCCTGCTGAATTTGCCGCTTCCTTTGATAAAAAAGAAGGTTCTCCGGCGGCTTCCGTTCTGGGAGGCTGTGATGACAATGAGAAGCTGGCTGCTCTTGTTAAGGAGATCATACTGGCTATGAAAAGTCAGTAA
- a CDS encoding BMC domain-containing protein — MEYRIIKSPSQGTIDILNRRKGSGTSSPIGPVDAVGLIQGRIIEMVCAADVAEKAVGVTVEDIRGSCPQNMIMLAIFGDTASVEAALDEIKQREKRGVEEW, encoded by the coding sequence ATGGAATACCGTATCATTAAATCACCGTCACAGGGAACCATTGATATCTTAAACCGCAGGAAGGGCTCCGGCACCTCCTCCCCCATAGGACCGGTGGACGCAGTAGGACTGATACAGGGCAGGATCATTGAAATGGTTTGTGCTGCTGATGTGGCAGAAAAGGCAGTAGGTGTTACGGTAGAAGATATCAGAGGAAGCTGCCCCCAGAACATGATCATGCTGGCGATTTTTGGCGATACGGCATCAGTAGAGGCAGCTCTGGACGAAATTAAACAAAGAGAAAAGAGAGGGGTGGAAGAATGGTAG
- a CDS encoding AtpZ/AtpI family protein, whose product MRHNKSVMRSLMMVTQLGLSVMAPVFFCILAGYYIDRYAGTKLTLLFLFLGFLAGGLNAYKLAKSTLAMNEREERAEDQKAHMERQEEVRPKVHKPKQPSRVKGHDDEKLS is encoded by the coding sequence ATGCGCCATAATAAAAGCGTAATGAGAAGTCTCATGATGGTGACCCAACTGGGGTTAAGCGTCATGGCCCCTGTATTTTTTTGTATTCTTGCCGGTTACTACATTGACCGGTATGCGGGAACAAAGCTGACGTTATTATTTCTGTTTCTTGGATTTCTGGCAGGAGGGTTAAATGCCTATAAGCTGGCAAAGTCCACCCTTGCCATGAATGAAAGGGAAGAACGGGCAGAGGATCAGAAGGCGCACATGGAGCGGCAGGAGGAAGTAAGACCCAAAGTGCATAAGCCGAAGCAGCCGAGCCGGGTGAAGGGACATGACGATGAGAAACTATCGTAG
- the atpH gene encoding ATP synthase F1 subunit delta yields the protein MAKLVSKVYGDALFEEALNKQEVDALFEEVKGLQMILRGNQSLTELLDNPKIVKEEKIGIIKNIFDGRVSDDLMGFLAVIVDKGRQKEIPAICEYFVNAVKEYKKIGVAHVTSAVELNEGQKARLVEKLLNTTQYVEFEMNYQVDPSIIGGMVIRIGDRVVDSSIKTQIYELRRSLLKLQLT from the coding sequence ATGGCAAAGCTAGTATCAAAAGTATACGGCGATGCATTGTTTGAGGAAGCTCTGAATAAGCAGGAAGTAGACGCTTTGTTCGAGGAAGTGAAAGGCCTGCAGATGATTTTGCGCGGGAATCAGTCTTTGACTGAGCTTCTTGATAATCCGAAGATTGTAAAAGAAGAGAAAATCGGCATTATTAAGAATATTTTCGATGGACGCGTATCGGATGATCTGATGGGCTTTCTGGCAGTCATTGTCGACAAAGGCAGACAGAAGGAGATTCCGGCAATCTGTGAATACTTCGTGAATGCTGTCAAGGAATATAAGAAAATCGGCGTGGCCCATGTGACCAGCGCTGTTGAGTTGAACGAGGGGCAGAAGGCCCGTCTCGTGGAAAAATTGCTGAATACCACCCAATATGTGGAATTTGAGATGAATTATCAGGTAGACCCGTCAATTATTGGCGGTATGGTAATCAGAATCGGAGACCGGGTGGTGGATTCCAGCATTAAGACGCAGATTTATGAACTGCGCCGCAGCTTATTGAAGCTGCAGCTGACATGA
- a CDS encoding EutN/CcmL family microcompartment protein, whose amino-acid sequence MVAARLIDNIWATRKAESLNGYKFMLAEIIGGTREGERLIVADIISAGIGDRVIVSTGSSARRMLGSDEVPVDAVVIGIIDEDCQFI is encoded by the coding sequence ATGGTAGCGGCCAGACTGATTGATAACATATGGGCAACCAGAAAAGCGGAGTCCTTAAACGGATATAAATTCATGCTCGCCGAGATCATTGGAGGCACACGGGAAGGGGAACGGCTGATCGTAGCGGATATTATCAGCGCGGGAATCGGTGACCGTGTAATTGTTTCCACCGGATCTTCTGCCAGACGGATGCTGGGAAGCGATGAGGTTCCCGTAGATGCCGTAGTGATCGGGATCATTGATGAGGATTGCCAATTTATATAG
- the atpF gene encoding F0F1 ATP synthase subunit B encodes MERLLGFDPQLLFDSFITGVNIFILFFALSYMLFNPVREALERRKQKIAGELKSAADDKEAAHAMKEEYEARLQEVKKEAEAILEDARKRAKQREAEIIAEAREEADRIVIRGNREVELERKKALDDMKDQIISIASLMAGKVVAASIDTTVQNALIDETLKEMGESTWQS; translated from the coding sequence TTGGAACGATTATTGGGATTTGACCCACAGCTGCTTTTCGATTCATTTATAACAGGAGTCAACATATTCATCCTGTTTTTCGCGTTATCCTATATGCTGTTCAATCCGGTACGGGAAGCCCTGGAAAGAAGAAAACAGAAGATTGCGGGAGAATTAAAAAGTGCTGCCGACGATAAGGAAGCTGCACATGCAATGAAGGAAGAATATGAAGCCAGACTTCAGGAAGTGAAGAAAGAGGCAGAAGCAATCTTAGAGGATGCCAGAAAAAGAGCCAAGCAGCGTGAGGCAGAGATTATTGCAGAAGCCAGGGAAGAAGCGGACCGCATTGTAATCCGGGGCAACCGTGAGGTGGAACTGGAAAGAAAGAAAGCGCTTGATGATATGAAGGATCAGATCATATCCATCGCTTCTCTTATGGCCGGTAAGGTCGTGGCTGCTTCCATTGACACTACGGTGCAGAATGCCCTGATTGACGAGACTTTGAAAGAGATGGGTGAGAGCACATGGCAAAGCTAG
- a CDS encoding BMC domain-containing protein: MQALGFIETKGVLAAIEAADAMLKAADVSLLERAKVGGGLVAVTVTGDVAAVKAAVDAGAAAVERINNAVLVTRHVIARPHEELTAVAGGETPDEPEKALVPEMKEEPTVMEPEELQAKETVSEPSNEPEAADTIKRETIDLWMKQDGLEVTMKILEDRKVTELRTLAREYPEFTIAGREISKANKTLLLEEFGKYYGQNH, from the coding sequence ATGCAGGCACTTGGCTTTATAGAAACAAAAGGCGTGCTGGCAGCCATTGAGGCGGCAGATGCCATGTTAAAGGCGGCGGACGTGTCTCTTCTGGAAAGGGCCAAAGTCGGCGGAGGTCTCGTAGCTGTTACGGTGACCGGGGATGTGGCGGCAGTGAAGGCAGCAGTGGACGCCGGTGCAGCGGCGGTAGAACGGATAAATAACGCTGTACTAGTAACACGCCATGTGATTGCCAGGCCTCATGAGGAGCTGACGGCTGTGGCCGGCGGAGAAACTCCGGATGAACCGGAAAAGGCATTGGTCCCGGAAATGAAAGAAGAACCGACTGTCATGGAACCGGAAGAGCTTCAGGCAAAGGAGACGGTTTCAGAACCCTCCAATGAACCGGAAGCGGCGGACACCATAAAGCGGGAAACCATAGACTTATGGATGAAGCAGGATGGTCTGGAAGTAACCATGAAGATACTTGAAGACAGGAAGGTAACAGAGCTTAGAACCCTTGCCCGTGAATATCCGGAATTTACCATAGCGGGGCGGGAAATTTCAAAGGCAAATAAAACCCTGCTGCTGGAAGAATTCGGGAAGTATTATGGACAGAATCATTAA
- a CDS encoding BMC domain-containing protein, translated as MIETQRVIEESVPGKQVTIAHVIASPIPEVYECLGIDKMGAIGILTLSPFETSILAADIAAKAADVEIGFLDRFTGSVIITGDVDSVETALSAVCDTLKRGLGYMVPPVTKT; from the coding sequence ATGATTGAGACGCAGCGTGTCATAGAGGAATCCGTCCCGGGCAAGCAGGTGACCATCGCCCACGTGATCGCATCTCCCATACCGGAGGTGTATGAATGCCTTGGCATCGATAAAATGGGAGCCATCGGAATTCTCACTCTGTCCCCGTTTGAGACCTCCATCCTTGCAGCGGATATTGCGGCAAAGGCGGCAGACGTGGAAATCGGTTTTTTAGACCGTTTTACAGGCTCTGTGATCATCACAGGGGATGTGGACAGCGTGGAAACTGCCTTGTCAGCGGTATGTGATACCTTAAAGCGGGGGCTGGGTTATATGGTGCCCCCGGTAACAAAAACATGA
- a CDS encoding phosphate propanoyltransferase: MDQYEAVIKLLMEAVKAESGTHEFRIPVGVSNRHVHLSQEDLDTLFGQGYQLTKMKELSQPGQYACKETVTVCGPKGAIEKVRILGPVRKQTQVEVLAADCFKLGTNSQPRMSGELTGTPGITLVGPKGSVQTREGLIIAQRHIHMTPQDALNFGVHDGQTVSIQTEGIRGGIFHHTAIRVTDTSSLECHLDTEEANAMGLGSSSWVTIVK; this comes from the coding sequence ATGGATCAGTATGAAGCGGTAATCAAACTCTTAATGGAAGCCGTAAAAGCGGAATCAGGAACCCATGAGTTCCGCATACCCGTCGGCGTTTCCAACCGCCATGTGCATCTGTCCCAGGAAGACTTGGATACCCTTTTCGGCCAGGGTTACCAATTGACCAAAATGAAGGAACTATCCCAGCCGGGACAGTATGCATGCAAGGAAACAGTCACCGTATGCGGCCCAAAGGGAGCCATTGAAAAGGTCCGTATATTAGGTCCGGTCAGAAAACAGACGCAGGTCGAGGTTCTGGCGGCAGACTGTTTTAAGCTTGGAACAAATTCTCAGCCAAGGATGTCCGGTGAATTAACCGGTACACCGGGGATTACCCTGGTAGGGCCCAAGGGCTCTGTTCAGACCAGGGAAGGCTTAATCATCGCACAGAGACACATTCACATGACACCTCAGGATGCCTTAAATTTCGGTGTCCATGACGGACAGACGGTAAGCATTCAGACAGAAGGGATCCGGGGCGGTATCTTTCATCATACGGCAATCCGCGTAACCGATACATCCAGTCTGGAATGCCATCTGGATACGGAAGAAGCAAATGCCATGGGACTTGGCAGTTCATCATGGGTTACCATTGTAAAATAA
- a CDS encoding EutP/PduV family microcompartment system protein yields MRKKRIMIIGPGGSGKTSLANVINGLAGPARRTQNMVYGEKTLDVPGVYLESPWMHKHIIAAAQDASHVLMLVDQSSCRESYPPGFAKVFRVPVIGVITGNGEKPEHDGWCIRQLKKTGAKEPYYHINLSEGTGILELLEELK; encoded by the coding sequence ATGAGAAAAAAGCGGATCATGATCATCGGTCCCGGCGGCAGCGGGAAAACCTCCCTGGCCAACGTTATAAACGGTCTCGCCGGTCCGGCCAGAAGAACCCAGAACATGGTATATGGGGAAAAAACTCTGGATGTGCCGGGGGTTTATTTAGAGAGTCCCTGGATGCACAAGCATATTATAGCGGCGGCACAGGATGCCTCTCATGTGCTGATGCTGGTAGACCAGTCATCATGCCGGGAAAGTTATCCTCCTGGATTTGCAAAAGTCTTCCGGGTCCCGGTGATCGGCGTGATTACGGGAAACGGAGAAAAACCGGAACATGATGGCTGGTGTATCCGTCAGCTGAAAAAAACCGGGGCAAAGGAGCCTTATTACCATATTAATCTGTCTGAAGGGACCGGAATTCTTGAATTATTGGAAGAATTAAAATAA
- the atpB gene encoding F0F1 ATP synthase subunit A produces the protein MVVASANNVDFMIKGVTKFQAFGQELWVTTTEIGLSIVTIVILIIAVMANRKMKQATEVPGTFQNIVELAVEALDNLVNGTMGHNAKKFVNYIGTIFIFILFCNIGGLFGLRTPTGDFGVTFMLGVFTFCIVQYQGIKNHGIGHLTSMFKPFPVLFPINLIGEITNPLSQALRLFGNMMSGVVIMGLWYGMMPIFVKIGIPSFLHVYCDVFSGCIQTYVFCMLTMVYVNDKMD, from the coding sequence ATGGTCGTTGCGAGTGCCAATAATGTGGACTTTATGATCAAAGGCGTTACTAAGTTTCAGGCCTTTGGACAGGAGCTTTGGGTTACAACCACAGAAATAGGCCTTAGCATTGTAACAATCGTAATTTTAATAATAGCTGTGATGGCCAATCGGAAAATGAAACAGGCGACTGAAGTGCCTGGCACCTTCCAGAATATTGTGGAACTTGCCGTGGAGGCGCTTGACAACCTGGTAAACGGTACGATGGGTCACAATGCAAAGAAGTTTGTTAATTATATTGGAACGATATTTATCTTCATATTGTTCTGCAATATTGGCGGCTTATTTGGTCTTAGAACGCCAACAGGTGACTTTGGTGTTACATTCATGCTTGGTGTTTTCACATTCTGCATCGTGCAATACCAGGGAATCAAGAATCATGGAATCGGACATCTGACAAGCATGTTTAAGCCGTTTCCTGTTTTGTTCCCGATTAACTTAATCGGTGAAATTACAAACCCATTATCCCAGGCGCTCCGTTTATTCGGCAACATGATGTCAGGTGTTGTTATTATGGGATTGTGGTATGGGATGATGCCAATTTTTGTAAAGATCGGTATCCCATCATTTTTACATGTATATTGTGACGTATTCTCAGGCTGTATTCAGACCTATGTGTTCTGTATGCTGACTATGGTTTATGTCAATGATAAGATGGATTAA
- the eutJ gene encoding ethanolamine utilization protein EutJ: MSKEEITFDGCNELVSRFEAVVKQPVTGGSSVYYTGVDLGTACVVLVVLDEHYKPVAGAYRYADVVRDGMVVDYIGAIRIVRELKEELEEKLGTELYFAAAAIPPGTDSLDGGAIKNVVQGAGFEITELLDEPTAANAVLKIKNGAVVDIGGGTTGISILKDGKVVYVADEPTGGTHFSLVISGAYQMSFQEAEVYKRKEENHKELLPVLKPVVEKVASIISRHIKGHDVQEIYLVGGTCCLTGIEAIIEKQTGIRTRKPENPMFVTPLGIAFSCTRKELA, translated from the coding sequence ATGTCAAAGGAAGAAATAACATTTGATGGCTGCAATGAACTGGTAAGCCGGTTTGAGGCAGTTGTTAAGCAGCCTGTAACGGGTGGCTCCTCTGTTTACTATACCGGAGTTGATCTGGGAACGGCGTGCGTGGTGCTGGTTGTTTTAGATGAACATTACAAACCTGTGGCAGGCGCTTACCGGTATGCAGATGTGGTCCGGGATGGAATGGTAGTGGACTATATCGGTGCCATAAGGATCGTACGGGAGCTGAAGGAAGAGCTGGAGGAAAAGCTGGGCACGGAACTGTATTTTGCAGCAGCAGCCATTCCTCCGGGTACCGACTCCTTAGACGGAGGAGCCATCAAAAACGTGGTCCAGGGAGCCGGATTTGAGATCACAGAGCTTCTGGATGAGCCTACGGCAGCAAACGCTGTTTTAAAAATAAAGAATGGTGCAGTCGTTGACATCGGAGGCGGCACCACCGGGATTTCCATTCTAAAGGATGGAAAAGTGGTGTATGTAGCAGATGAACCGACAGGAGGAACTCATTTTTCCCTGGTGATCTCCGGTGCTTACCAAATGTCCTTTCAGGAGGCAGAGGTTTATAAGCGGAAAGAAGAAAACCATAAAGAACTGCTTCCGGTTTTAAAACCGGTTGTGGAGAAGGTGGCCTCCATCATAAGCCGCCATATCAAAGGACATGATGTACAGGAAATCTATCTGGTAGGCGGTACCTGCTGCCTGACCGGAATCGAGGCAATCATCGAAAAACAGACGGGAATCAGAACACGGAAACCTGAGAACCCAATGTTTGTAACTCCTCTTGGAATCGCATTTTCCTGCACCCGAAAAGAGCTGGCATAA
- a CDS encoding ATP synthase subunit I — protein MGKETKNLMLEVSAGIVFFTVAAMVAACFMYPNRAVFAGLLLGMVIAMAMFLSMALVLERSMKTEDPKTVQKRSVISAVIRYLLLIVILVTVIIRFSGWFNPVAVVIGVLGLKAGAFLQPAIHKIAVRRTKGE, from the coding sequence ATGGGGAAGGAAACAAAGAATCTGATGCTTGAGGTTTCAGCCGGAATTGTATTTTTCACTGTGGCAGCTATGGTTGCGGCATGCTTTATGTATCCCAATCGTGCTGTTTTTGCGGGATTGCTTTTGGGAATGGTGATAGCCATGGCCATGTTTTTATCCATGGCTTTGGTCCTTGAACGCTCTATGAAGACGGAGGATCCAAAGACTGTTCAGAAAAGAAGTGTGATCAGCGCAGTTATCCGCTATTTACTGCTTATTGTTATACTGGTAACAGTGATTATCCGGTTTTCCGGCTGGTTCAATCCGGTCGCAGTAGTAATCGGAGTCCTCGGACTCAAGGCTGGAGCATTTTTACAGCCTGCCATCCACAAGATCGCTGTCCGCAGGACAAAGGGAGAGTAA
- the eutM gene encoding ethanolamine utilization microcompartment protein EutM → MKYDALGMIETKGLIGSIEAADAMVKAANVTLIGKEFVGGGLVTVMVRGDVGAVKAATDAGAAAAQRVGELVSVHVIPRPHAEVETILPGTREA, encoded by the coding sequence ATGAAATACGATGCATTAGGAATGATTGAAACAAAAGGTCTGATTGGATCCATCGAAGCAGCAGATGCTATGGTAAAGGCAGCAAACGTTACCCTCATCGGTAAGGAGTTTGTCGGCGGCGGTCTTGTTACTGTTATGGTAAGAGGTGACGTAGGAGCTGTTAAGGCAGCTACCGATGCGGGTGCAGCAGCAGCTCAGCGTGTAGGCGAGCTGGTATCTGTGCATGTAATTCCACGTCCCCATGCAGAAGTTGAAACAATTCTTCCGGGAACAAGAGAAGCGTAA
- the atpE gene encoding ATP synthase F0 subunit C, whose translation MNGFSGQDFILGCSAIGAGLAMIAGIGPGIGQGIAAGHAAAAVGRNPGAKSDITSTMLLGQAVAETTGLYGFAVAAILMFLKPFS comes from the coding sequence ATGAACGGTTTTTCAGGACAGGATTTTATCTTAGGCTGCTCAGCAATCGGTGCAGGTCTTGCGATGATCGCAGGTATCGGACCTGGTATTGGACAGGGTATCGCGGCAGGACATGCGGCTGCTGCAGTTGGACGCAACCCTGGTGCAAAATCTGATATTACATCTACCATGCTTTTAGGACAGGCCGTTGCTGAGACAACAGGTCTTTATGGTTTCGCTGTTGCTGCTATCCTTATGTTCTTAAAGCCATTCAGCTAA
- a CDS encoding 1-propanol dehydrogenase PduQ, whose protein sequence is MNTKIYMGSSCLDKMKELPVTKAYIICDPFMAQSGKVDMITELLKEKGSSYEVFSDVVPDPTIEVVSKAIGGMKCFGPDAIIAFGGGSAIDTAKAASHIYSQMGNGKLFLIAVPTTSGTGSEVTSFSVISDPQAQAKYPLRSDSMVPDAAFLDPRFTVSVPPHITADTGMDVLTHALEAYVSTNAGDFTDACGEKAVRLVWNYLSRTVEDGSDMEARTHMHNASCLAGVAFNGASLGLCHSMAHALGARFHIPHGRSNAILLPHVISYNAGLEDGSEQNACARYVAIANMLGIAAGTDKATVHGLVRHIKNLMNKIKIPQQITELNVDRNEFEQAVGDMAKKALADNCTLTNPRVPAAEEIEAIYRKLCKGGY, encoded by the coding sequence ATGAATACAAAGATATATATGGGATCATCCTGTCTGGATAAAATGAAGGAACTTCCTGTGACCAAGGCTTATATTATCTGTGACCCCTTTATGGCCCAGTCCGGTAAGGTGGACATGATCACAGAGCTTTTGAAGGAAAAGGGGAGCAGCTATGAAGTGTTTTCTGATGTAGTGCCGGATCCGACCATTGAAGTGGTCTCAAAGGCCATCGGCGGAATGAAGTGTTTTGGCCCGGATGCAATCATCGCCTTTGGCGGCGGTTCTGCCATTGATACGGCCAAGGCGGCAAGCCATATTTACAGCCAGATGGGAAATGGAAAGCTATTTTTGATCGCAGTTCCCACAACCAGTGGTACCGGAAGTGAAGTGACCAGTTTTTCCGTGATCTCCGATCCCCAGGCCCAGGCAAAATATCCTCTGCGATCTGACAGCATGGTGCCGGATGCGGCGTTCCTTGATCCCCGGTTTACGGTGTCGGTTCCGCCTCATATTACAGCGGATACGGGAATGGATGTTCTGACTCATGCCCTGGAGGCCTATGTTTCTACCAATGCAGGTGATTTTACCGATGCCTGCGGGGAAAAGGCGGTAAGGCTGGTGTGGAACTACCTGTCACGTACCGTGGAGGACGGAAGCGACATGGAAGCCAGAACTCACATGCACAATGCATCCTGTCTGGCCGGAGTTGCCTTTAACGGAGCTTCCTTAGGGCTTTGCCACAGCATGGCCCATGCTCTTGGCGCACGGTTCCACATTCCTCACGGAAGAAGCAATGCCATCCTGCTTCCCCATGTCATCAGCTACAATGCCGGACTGGAAGACGGGAGTGAACAGAACGCCTGCGCCAGGTATGTGGCAATCGCCAATATGCTTGGAATCGCGGCCGGAACAGATAAGGCCACGGTACACGGCCTGGTGCGTCACATTAAGAATCTGATGAACAAGATCAAAATACCTCAGCAGATTACGGAATTAAACGTTGACAGAAACGAATTTGAGCAGGCCGTTGGGGATATGGCGAAAAAAGCCCTGGCTGACAACTGTACATTAACCAACCCAAGAGTGCCTGCGGCAGAAGAGATTGAAGCCATTTACCGGAAACTGTGTAAGGGGGGCTATTAA
- a CDS encoding cupin domain-containing protein: MKQLICAKDVEKLNAEGKKVFYMESGSIITPSAKDAADAFGIKFCDKAEEQTLAPAPAAFAGLDMDSEKIYMVLKTLMEKGLLNDMFKPYDSESHGNGLKVVRGSSVKMDVFDTGDPSVKAYYQELVSKDESHISAGFLVIDHSSFEWELTYEEIDYVIEGTLTVTIDGKTYTAKAGDVLFVPSGSKVIWGSPDKARVFYATYPANWADLV; encoded by the coding sequence ATGAAGCAGTTGATTTGTGCAAAGGATGTAGAAAAGTTAAACGCTGAGGGAAAAAAGGTATTTTACATGGAAAGCGGAAGCATCATCACTCCGTCTGCAAAGGATGCAGCGGATGCCTTTGGTATTAAATTCTGTGATAAGGCAGAGGAGCAGACACTGGCCCCGGCCCCGGCGGCTTTTGCAGGATTGGATATGGACAGCGAGAAAATTTATATGGTACTGAAGACTTTAATGGAAAAGGGATTGTTAAATGACATGTTTAAGCCCTATGATTCAGAGAGCCATGGAAACGGTCTGAAAGTAGTCCGCGGAAGTTCTGTAAAAATGGACGTATTTGATACGGGCGATCCATCCGTCAAAGCTTACTATCAGGAACTGGTAAGCAAGGACGAGTCCCATATCAGTGCAGGTTTCCTTGTAATCGACCATTCCAGCTTTGAATGGGAATTGACCTATGAAGAGATCGATTATGTAATTGAAGGAACCTTAACCGTTACCATTGACGGAAAGACCTACACGGCAAAAGCCGGTGATGTGCTCTTCGTACCGTCCGGTTCCAAAGTAATCTGGGGTTCTCCGGACAAGGCGAGAGTATTTTATGCAACGTATCCGGCAAACTGGGCGGACTTGGTTTAA